One window from the genome of Xiphophorus hellerii strain 12219 chromosome 16, Xiphophorus_hellerii-4.1, whole genome shotgun sequence encodes:
- the LOC116735385 gene encoding ubiquitin domain-containing protein UBFD1, protein MATQDGDEGAVMDTETEAKPTEAEAFGENVEKADAESTSLTDAGNATTQDSSISNGDDADDKQETVDLKIIWNKNKYDLKIPVDSTGAKLKERIHALTGLPPAMQKVMYKGLLPEDKTLRDIKVTNGAKIMVVGSTINDVLAVNTPKEVIQQEVKAEENKKEPLCRQKQHRKVLDKGKPEDIMPSIKGTKERLPTVPLSGMFNKSGGKVRLTFKLEQDQLWIGTKERTEKVPMGSIKNVVSEPIEGHEDYHMMAFQLGPTEASQYWVYWVPAQFVDAIKDTVLGKWQYF, encoded by the exons CCGTAATGGACACTGAGACTGAGGCAAAGCCAACAGAAGCAGAGGCATTTggtgaaaatgtggaaaaggccGATGCAGAATCTACATCTCTCACAGATGCAGGAAATGCCACAACTCAGGACTCTAGTATTAGCAATGGCGACGACGCAGACGACAAGCAGGAGACGGTGGACTTGAAGATTATCTGGAACAAGAACAAATACGACCTGAAAATTCCTGTCGACAGTACCGGAGCCAAGCTAAAAGAGAGGATCCATGCACTCACTG GTCTTCCACCAGCAATGCAGAAAGTGATGTACAAAGGACTGCTTCCAGAGGATAAGACGCTACGTGACATAAAGGTTACAAACGGGGCAAAAATAATGGTGGTCGGATCTACAATAAATGATGTATTAGCTGTAAACACACCGAAAGAGGTTATTCAGCAGGAAGTTAAAGCCgaggaaaacaagaaagagCCCTTATGCAGGCAAAAG CAACACAGGAAAGTACTGGACAAAGGTAAACCAGAAGATATAATGCCATCTATCAAAGGAACAAAG GAACGATTACCAACAGTGCCTTTATCCGGAATGTTTAACAAATCCGGAGGAAAAGTAAGACTCACATTCAAACTGGAGCAAGATCAGTTGTGGATCGGAACAAAAG AGAGAACAGAGAAAGTTCCAATGGGCTCTATTAAAAATGTAGTGTCCGAACCCATCGAAGGCCATGAGGACTATCACATGATG GCTTTTCAGTTGGGTCCAACGGAAGCCTCTCAGTATTGGGTCTACTGGGTGCCTGCACAGTTTGTCGATGCAATCAAAGACACAGTCCTTGGAAAATGGCAGTATTTCTAA
- the rmi2 gene encoding recQ-mediated genome instability protein 2: MSKLEQSCKDGKRSPPVKVLSGQLRAAGIRGAADSAEGYVIRAGRGRTLRVSLVWMQGTVLEVQLGGTTVMLMDETGTFAVQGVNNIPKGKPCLLPGKYVMVMGVIQAVSPEPVIRAVKIADLSDFAALHRQMWKLEVEELQQVLA, translated from the exons ATGTCCAAACTGGAGCAAAGCTGCAAGGACGGGAAACGTTCCCCGCCGGTAAAAGTCCTGTCAGGTCAGCTGAGGGCGGCGGGGATCCGGGGTGCCGCTGACAGCGCGGAGGGATACGTAATCCGAGCGGGCAGGGGTCGCACTCTGCGTGTGTCTCTTGTGTGGATGCAGGGCACGGTGCTGGAGGTCCAACTGGGCGGGACCACCGTGATGCTGATGGACGAAACAGGGACTTTTGCCGTCCAGGGCGTTAATAACATTCCCAAAGGCAAACCGTGTTTGCTTCCAG GTAAATATGTAATGGTGATGGGCGTCATCCAGGCCGTTTCCCCGGAGCCAGTAATCCGTGCTGTGAAGATAGCAGACCTCTCGGACTTCGCTGCGCTCCACAGACAGATGTGGaagctggaggtggaggagctgcagcaagTGTTAGCCTGA
- the zc3h7a gene encoding zinc finger CCCH domain-containing protein 7A produces the protein MSGACRDRSRRWQEIQKGLQFIQSTLPFPGTQEQYEVFIKELVWNLFGEGNDVFQEGEWTKSIEMYTEALSIADYADSEDICVPTSVLEKLYANRAAAYLNIVPGLYDQALEDCEKALQLNEGNCRALYRKAKALKEMGRHQEAYEAVAKCSLTVPQDSNVTQLTQDLAKILGLKIRKAYVRSKPALNVLRGSSYQDASCDKFSRGSDSVEEIEIEVPPFAQDGSVLASGPAPIQSPAAVHAPLNDSVVDELPPSKSILSVPPSEPLGFESVPLPVSAPTSVPLSMHSFVNGCRTSKTCQILEPSQDFDSDIIGDDLDDLLDQAGPEPDMGIPTVKGPLPLPTSISSGSSLSNPFLMPSNISPYLHTGSQQCTVTLPPLYNKSGSSTLFGMDTFHSLPSPLDSLDSLSISDYKTDFAHSPFIPKLNNKEQPMGMPLGMPEVKDLPAAVDLAKNPLAETHEFKQACSTCYVKTGPGVLDYTLHTEDHKCKKDVLLGRIKHSPDKTWKLIRPRPTKTQYVGPYYICKEVAVGKECLYPGHCTFAYCQEEIDVWTLERKGFISRELLFDPFGPNSNIRLTVPKILQEHRGIFMFLCGVCFDHKPRIISKTNKDDPSLCSHPVTKHDFETHKCLVHILRDNTVRYSKIRPLSPQSQLDLCRHEVRYGCVREDDCFYAHSLIELKVWMMQHELGITHESIVQEAKKYWNATASLQGAQFSNPQRRFGPPNLKMMFVCGQCWRNGQLSEADKNKKYCQAKARHTWAKDKRVVLVSSHERKKWTTVRPLPTKKPIPSQFEICMHVTAGKKCQYIGNCTFAHSVEERDLWTYMKENNIPDMDQLYEQWLQSQKPGWGDEMSNNSFRENGKQIHMPTDYAEEVAGNHCWLCGKNCNSEKQWQQHITSEKHKERVFNSEDDQNCWQYRFPTGTFKVCERFLKGTCTEDDLCKLAHGEQELKEWMERREFLLMKLAKARKDHLIAPNDNDFGKYSFLLKDIK, from the exons ATGTCTGGAGCGTGTCGGGACAGAAGTCGTCGCTGGCAGGAAATTCAGAAAGGCCTTCAGTTCATTCA ATCAACCCTTCCATTTCCTGGAACCCAAGAGCAGTATGAG gtgTTCATAAAGGAACTCGTGTGGAACCTGTTTGGAGAAGGAAATGATGTGTTCCAAGAAGGGGAGTGGACAAAATCAATTGAGATGTACACAGAAGCACTAAGTATAGCAGACTATGCGGACTCAGAAGATATCTGTGTTCCAACAAGTGTACTGGAGAAGCTGTATGCAAATCGAGCCGCTGCATATCTCAATATTGTTCCA GGACTGTATGACCAAGCCCTAGAAGACTGTGAAAAGGCTCTCCAGTTGAATGAGGGGAACTGCAGAGCACTGTACAGAAAAGCAAAAGCCTTGAAAGAAATGGGGAGACATCAAGAGGCCTATGAGGCTGTTGCCAAATGTTCGCTTACAGTGCCTCAG GATTCCAATGTCACACAGCTGACTCAGGACCTTGCCAAAATTTTGGGGTTGAAAATCCGCAAAGCTTATGTAAGAAGTAAG CCTGCCTTGAATGTTTTGCGTGGATCAAGTTATCAAGATGCATCATGTGACAAA ttttctcgTGGCTCAGATTCAGTTGAAGAAATAGAAATTG aagTGCCTCCATTTGCCCAAGATGGCAGTGTTTTGGCTTCAGGTCCAGCTCCGATCCAATCCCCGGCAGCAGTGCACGCCCCTCTGAATGACTCTGTGGTTGATGAACTTCCTCCTAGCAAAAGTATTTTATCTGTGCCCCCATCTGAGCCCCTGGGCTTTGAGTCGGTCCCCCTGCCTGTATCTGCCCCCACATCAGTTCCTCTGTCCATGCACTCATTTGTGAACGGTTGCCGAACCAGCAAGACCTGTCAGATTCTCGAACCCAGTCAAGATTTTGACAGCGACATAATTGGGGATGACCTGGATGACCTGCTGGACCAAGCTGGCCCTGAACCAGACATG GGTATCCCCACCGTGAAAGGCCCTCTTCCCTTGCCTACCAGTATTTCCTCTGGCAGTTCTTTGTCAAATCCATTCCTGATGCCCTCTAATATAAGCCCTTATCTCCACACTGGTTCACAGCAGTGTACTGTAACTCTGCCTCCTCTCTATAACAAGTCAGGAAGCAGTACTTTGTTTGGTATGGACACTTTTCACTCCTTGCCCTCACCGCTGGACTCATTGGACAGCCTCAGCATATCAGACTACAAAACTg ATTTTGCCCACAGTCCCTTCATTCCAAAG cTCAACAATAAAGAACAGCCTATGGGAATGCCACTAGGTATGCCTGAAGTGAAGGACCTCCCTGCTGCTGTGGATTTAGCAAAAAACCCCTTAGCTGAAACACATGAGTTCAAGCAAGCTTGCTCAACGTGTTACGTCAAAACAG GACCTGGAGTGTTGGATTACACTCTTCACACTGAAGatcataaatgcaaaaaagatGTATTACTTGGCAGAATAAAGCACTCACCTGATAAAACATGGAAGCTCATTCGACCCAGACCAACAAAAACCCAATATGTAGGACCTTACTACATTTGCAAAG AGGTGGCTGTTGGAAAAGAGTGCCTATACCCAGGCCACTGCACATTTGCATACTGCCAGGAAGAGATTGATGTTTGGACTCTAGAGCGGAAAGGTTTTATCTCCAGGGAACTGCTTTTTGATCCTTTTGGGCCAAACTCAAACATCAGGCTAACTGTTCCCAAGATCTTACAGGAGCATCGTGGAATATTCATGTTTCTCTGTGGG GTGTGCTTTGATCACAAACCCAGAATAATCAGCAAAACCAACAAAGATGACCCATCTCTTTGCTCTCATCCGGTGACAAAGCATGACTTTGAGACTCATAA GTGCCTAGTTCACATTTTGAGGGACAATACAGTTCGTTATTCTAAAATCAGACCTTTGAGTCCCCAGAGTCAGCTGGATCTTTGCCGGCATGAAGTGCGCTATGGCTGCGTAAGAGAAGATGACTGTTTCTACGCCCACAGCCTAATCGAACTCAAGGTCTGGATGATGCAACATGAACTTG GTATCACTCATGAAAGTATTGTTCAAGAGGCAAAGAAATATTGGAATGCAACAGCTTCATTGCAAGGAGCACAG TTTTCAAATCCCCAGAGAAGATTTGGCCCTCCAAATCTGAAGATGATGTTTGTTTGTGGCCAGTGCTGGAGAAACGGCCAACTGAGTGAAGCTGACAAAAATAAGAAGTATTGCCAAGCAAAGGCAAGACATAC GTGGGCAAAAGACAAGAGGGTTGTGCTCGTTAGTtctcatgaaagaaaaaagtggaCAACAGTAAGACCACTTCCAACCAAAAAGCCCATCCCATCTCAGTTTGAG atTTGCATGCATGTGACAGCGGGCAAGAAGTGTCAGTACATCGGCAATTGCACATTTGCTCACAGTGTAGAAGAAAGAGACCTTTGGACCTACATGAAGGAAAACAACA TTCCAGATATGGATCAGCTTTATGAGCAGTGGCTGCAGTCTCAGAAGCCTGGCTGGGGGGACGAAATGTCCAACAATTCTTTCAGGGAGAACGGCAAACAGATCCACATGCCGACAGACTATGCTGAGGAAGTG GCCGGCAATCATTGCTGGTTGTGTGGTAAAAACTGCAACAGCGAGAAGCAGTGGCAGCAGCATATCACttcagagaaacacaaagagagagTTTTCAACTCGGAGGATGATCAGAACTGCTGGCAGTACAGATTTCCCACAGGCACTTTCAAAGTTTGTGAGAG ATTTCTCAAAGGCACTTGCACAGAGGATGACTTGTGTAAGCTGGCTCATGGAGAGCAGGAGTTGAAAGAATGGATGGAGCGCAGGGAATTCCTTTTGATGAAACTTGCCAAAGCGAGAAAAGACCATCTTATAGCACCAAATGACAATGATTTtggaaaatacagttttctcCTTAAAGACATTAAATAA